Proteins encoded in a region of the Isosphaeraceae bacterium EP7 genome:
- the fabZ gene encoding 3-hydroxyacyl-ACP dehydratase FabZ, whose amino-acid sequence MRKLLASVERSSQSTRIDGGPRDFAAIRRILPHRYPFLLVDRVLELTPGRRVVAIKNVSCNEPFFQGHWPDRPIMPGVLIVEALAQAAGLMIAEKIDPTGMVALIASIDGVKLRRPVIPGDQLRLEVDGIRIKERSASVQGVARVDGQLAAEAKIKFVMVEADRAA is encoded by the coding sequence GTGCGCAAGCTGCTCGCCTCCGTCGAGAGGTCGAGCCAGAGCACGCGGATCGACGGCGGCCCGCGCGACTTCGCGGCGATTCGCCGGATCTTGCCGCACCGCTACCCCTTCCTGCTGGTCGACCGCGTGCTGGAGCTGACGCCGGGCCGGCGGGTGGTGGCGATCAAGAACGTCAGCTGTAACGAACCGTTCTTTCAAGGTCACTGGCCGGATCGGCCGATCATGCCCGGTGTGCTGATCGTCGAGGCGTTGGCTCAGGCCGCCGGCCTGATGATCGCCGAGAAGATCGACCCCACGGGCATGGTGGCCCTGATCGCGTCGATCGACGGCGTGAAGCTGAGGCGCCCGGTCATCCCGGGAGACCAGCTCCGCCTGGAAGTTGACGGGATCCGGATCAAGGAGCGGTCGGCCTCCGTCCAGGGCGTGGCCCGGGTCGACGGCCAGCTCGCGGCGGAAGCCAAGATCAAATTCGTGATGGTCGAGGCCGATCGGGCCGCTTGA
- the lpxA gene encoding acyl-ACP--UDP-N-acetylglucosamine O-acyltransferase has protein sequence MATLVADTACVDPRAELADDVEVGPYCVVGADVKIGRGTRLIGHVCILGVADIGEGNVFSPFTVIGGDPQDFSYQGSPTRVSIGDHNIIREGVTINRGTEKEDGVTRIGDHCFLMATTHVAHDCKLGDRITIANGTMLGGHVHIESHASVSGSVAVHHYASIGGYSFIGGQSRIVHDVPPYMLIDGNPSKVRCINVVGLKRNGIGPEGIDALHEAHRLIYRAKMSATHAAEILSSHGHMTPEVARLLRFINDQAEGKHGRARERMRKG, from the coding sequence ATGGCCACTCTCGTCGCCGATACCGCATGCGTCGACCCCCGGGCGGAGCTGGCCGACGACGTCGAAGTCGGCCCCTATTGCGTCGTCGGGGCCGACGTCAAGATCGGCCGGGGGACCCGCCTGATCGGTCACGTCTGCATCCTGGGTGTGGCCGACATCGGCGAGGGGAACGTCTTCAGCCCCTTCACCGTCATCGGCGGAGACCCGCAGGACTTCTCCTATCAGGGCTCCCCAACCCGGGTCTCCATCGGCGACCACAATATCATCCGCGAAGGCGTGACGATCAACCGCGGGACCGAGAAGGAAGACGGCGTCACCCGGATCGGTGACCACTGCTTCCTGATGGCCACCACGCATGTCGCCCACGACTGCAAGCTCGGCGACCGGATCACCATCGCCAATGGCACGATGCTCGGCGGCCACGTCCACATCGAGTCGCACGCCAGCGTCTCGGGCAGCGTGGCCGTGCACCACTACGCGTCCATCGGCGGCTACAGCTTCATCGGCGGCCAGTCGCGCATCGTCCACGACGTCCCGCCGTACATGCTCATCGACGGCAATCCATCGAAGGTCCGCTGCATCAACGTGGTCGGCCTGAAGCGCAACGGCATCGGCCCCGAGGGGATCGACGCGCTGCACGAGGCCCATCGCCTGATCTATCGCGCCAAGATGTCGGCCACCCACGCCGCCGAGATCCTCTCGTCCCACGGGCACATGACCCCGGAAGTGGCCCGCCTGCTCCGATTCATCAACGACCAGGCCGAGGGCAAGCACGGCCGGGCCCGAGAACGCATGAGAAAGGGCTGA
- a CDS encoding c-type cytochrome encodes MTTAQICSRPRGRRLGSSMILSLLCLTSGATAALGQGPTPPAAPRVGGLTPEQARAKMTLAQGISAGVFASEPMVRQPVAACFDERGRMWVIEYLQYPNPAGLKPVKVDQFLRTEYDRVPEPPPKGPRGADRIKILEDTDGDGVADKSTVFLEGLNLATGIAVGRGGVFIGQAPYLLFYPDKDRDDRPDGDPEVLLSGFGLQDAHATLNSLTWGPDGWLYGAQGSTVTAKIRGIEFQQGIWRYQVESKRFELFAEGGGNTYGLDFDRTGNLFGSSNGGFIAFHMVQGGYYWKGFAKHGPLHNPNTFGYFDAIRYVGTKVGGHVTPGGIIYKGGAFPAEFDGAFIGGNLLANAVYWHTLTQDGSTFAGKFAGTLLDSHDPWFRPVDHLVGPDGAVYVVDWHDKRASHLDPRDNWDRSNGRIFRITHGAGKATAPFDLAAKSTAELVALRTSRNDWYAAEARRILADRRDPGAIPALKALLADDRDETLACRDLWMLNICGALDDAYAESVLSHPVAAVRRWTVRLLGDDRRMNATLRGKLLALASDDPDATVRSQLAASCQRWDTADALPILGRLASRSEDAGDRFIPMQLWWALERHLGDHADDVVGLMADRDVQGSPIVREILLERLARALGSRGTEADFSRWTRLLEAAPSRDQVDRLIAGLEKGLEGRKIDEVPPALAHSMRTLAAADTPSVAQLRLAIRLGVDDAYARAVVLAGERGTPEVDRIALIEILGQRPEPAGEVALLKLIGSDQAQAPRTAAVAALGGYDRPAIADALVALVPGLPAAIRDRVVDVLCSRKSWAGTLVGAIEAGKIPVKDIRAAQVIKIAQLSDPALTSRLEGVWGRVPTSNSAEKARRIAEVRGMLPEGDKGDPKRGVLVFREHCATCHLLHGEGTAIGPDLTGAERGDLDFLLTSLVAPGAVIRKEYQAQTVAIDDGRVLTGLIVEESPAAITLLDANRQKTVIPRDGIEELKLSETSLMPEGILDKLNEGQVRDLFRYLQSSPPAR; translated from the coding sequence ATGACGACTGCCCAGATCTGCTCTCGCCCGCGGGGTCGCCGCCTCGGCTCCTCCATGATCCTCTCCCTTCTCTGCCTCACCAGTGGCGCGACGGCCGCCCTCGGGCAGGGCCCGACACCCCCGGCGGCCCCTCGCGTGGGCGGCCTGACTCCGGAGCAAGCCCGGGCGAAGATGACCCTGGCGCAGGGGATCTCCGCCGGTGTCTTCGCCTCGGAGCCGATGGTCCGCCAGCCGGTCGCGGCCTGCTTCGACGAGCGCGGGCGGATGTGGGTGATCGAATACCTCCAATATCCGAACCCCGCGGGCCTGAAGCCGGTCAAGGTCGACCAGTTCCTGCGCACCGAGTACGACCGCGTGCCCGAGCCGCCCCCCAAAGGCCCGCGCGGGGCCGATCGGATCAAGATCCTCGAGGACACCGACGGCGACGGCGTGGCCGACAAGTCGACGGTCTTCCTGGAAGGCCTGAACCTCGCCACCGGCATCGCCGTAGGCCGCGGCGGAGTCTTCATCGGGCAGGCACCTTACCTGCTCTTCTATCCCGACAAGGACCGCGACGACCGGCCCGACGGCGACCCCGAGGTCCTGCTCTCGGGCTTCGGCCTCCAGGACGCCCACGCCACCCTCAATTCGCTGACCTGGGGCCCCGACGGCTGGCTCTATGGGGCGCAGGGGAGTACCGTTACCGCCAAGATCCGCGGGATCGAGTTCCAGCAGGGCATCTGGCGCTATCAGGTCGAGTCCAAGCGTTTTGAGCTCTTCGCCGAGGGGGGCGGGAACACCTACGGGCTCGACTTCGACCGCACGGGCAACCTCTTCGGGTCGTCCAACGGCGGCTTCATCGCGTTCCACATGGTGCAGGGGGGCTACTACTGGAAGGGCTTCGCCAAGCACGGGCCGCTGCATAACCCCAACACGTTCGGCTACTTCGACGCCATTCGCTACGTCGGCACCAAGGTTGGCGGGCACGTCACGCCCGGCGGGATCATCTACAAGGGCGGGGCCTTCCCGGCTGAGTTCGACGGCGCTTTCATCGGCGGGAACCTGCTGGCCAACGCCGTGTACTGGCACACGCTGACCCAGGACGGGTCGACCTTCGCCGGCAAGTTCGCCGGGACCCTACTCGATTCCCACGACCCCTGGTTCAGGCCCGTCGACCATCTCGTCGGGCCCGACGGCGCCGTCTATGTGGTCGACTGGCACGACAAGCGGGCCAGCCACCTCGATCCCCGCGACAACTGGGACCGTTCCAACGGACGGATCTTCCGGATCACCCACGGGGCCGGCAAGGCCACGGCGCCCTTCGACCTGGCGGCGAAGTCCACCGCCGAGCTGGTCGCCCTGCGAACCAGCCGCAATGACTGGTACGCCGCGGAGGCCCGGCGGATCCTCGCCGATCGCCGCGACCCCGGGGCGATCCCCGCGCTGAAGGCGCTGCTGGCCGACGACCGCGATGAGACCCTGGCGTGCCGCGACCTCTGGATGCTCAACATCTGCGGCGCCCTGGATGACGCCTACGCGGAGTCAGTCCTGTCGCACCCGGTCGCCGCCGTCAGGCGCTGGACAGTCCGGCTGCTCGGCGACGACCGGAGGATGAACGCGACGCTCCGGGGCAAGCTCCTGGCGCTCGCCTCGGACGACCCCGACGCCACCGTCCGGTCCCAACTCGCGGCCAGCTGCCAGCGCTGGGACACCGCCGACGCCCTGCCGATCCTGGGCAGGCTGGCAAGCCGCTCGGAGGACGCCGGCGATCGGTTCATCCCGATGCAGCTCTGGTGGGCGCTGGAGCGGCATCTCGGCGACCATGCCGATGACGTCGTCGGTTTGATGGCGGACCGCGACGTCCAGGGATCGCCAATCGTCCGCGAGATCCTGCTCGAGCGGCTGGCCCGGGCCCTCGGTTCACGCGGCACCGAGGCCGACTTCAGCCGTTGGACGCGGCTCCTCGAAGCGGCCCCGAGCCGCGATCAGGTCGACCGGCTCATCGCCGGATTGGAGAAGGGCCTGGAGGGGCGGAAAATCGACGAGGTCCCCCCGGCCCTGGCCCACTCGATGCGCACCCTGGCCGCCGCCGACACGCCGAGCGTGGCCCAGCTTCGGCTGGCGATCCGGCTCGGTGTCGACGACGCCTACGCCCGGGCCGTCGTTCTTGCCGGCGAGCGAGGCACGCCCGAGGTCGATCGCATCGCGCTGATCGAGATCCTCGGGCAGCGGCCTGAGCCTGCCGGGGAAGTGGCCCTGCTTAAGCTGATCGGCTCCGATCAGGCCCAGGCGCCGCGAACGGCCGCCGTCGCGGCGCTCGGAGGCTACGATCGCCCCGCGATCGCCGATGCCCTGGTCGCCCTCGTGCCGGGCCTTCCCGCGGCGATCCGCGACCGCGTCGTCGACGTCCTTTGCAGCCGCAAGAGCTGGGCGGGCACCCTGGTCGGGGCGATCGAGGCGGGCAAGATCCCCGTGAAGGACATCAGGGCGGCGCAGGTGATCAAGATCGCCCAGCTGAGCGATCCGGCCCTGACCTCGCGTCTCGAGGGGGTCTGGGGTCGCGTGCCCACCTCCAACTCGGCGGAGAAGGCCCGACGCATCGCCGAGGTCCGGGGGATGCTGCCCGAAGGGGACAAGGGCGACCCCAAGCGGGGTGTGCTCGTCTTCCGCGAGCACTGCGCCACCTGCCATCTGCTGCACGGGGAGGGAACCGCGATCGGCCCGGATCTCACCGGCGCGGAGCGGGGCGACCTCGACTTCCTGCTCACCAGCCTGGTCGCCCCCGGGGCGGTGATCCGCAAGGAATACCAGGCGCAGACGGTTGCCATCGACGACGGCCGGGTGCTCACCGGACTCATCGTCGAGGAGTCGCCGGCGGCGATCACGCTGCTCGACGCCAACCGCCAGAAGACGGTCATCCCCCGCGACGGGATCGAGGAGCTGAAGCTCTCGGAGACGTCGCTGATGCCCGAGGGGATCCTCGACAAGCTGAACGAAGGCCAGGTCCGCGACCTGTTCCGTTACCTCCAATCGAGCCCGCCCGCACGCTGA
- a CDS encoding Gfo/Idh/MocA family oxidoreductase — MHRLRLGVVGVGHLGQHHARVLASMDDVLLVGVADSRPDQGRAVADRCGTTWFADWREMLDQVDAVSVAVPTSAHREVAGEFLRRGLSAMVEKPLAIDSIEGAELVELARTSGATLQVGHIERFNPTLSALDGLDLRPKYIAAERLGTYTFRSTDIGVVHDLMIHDLDLILSLIAAPVRSVEAVGVSLFGTLEDVANARIEFEDGAVANITASRASYQAVRKMRLYGPEGYATLDFGARQATIVRPSEALLRGDLQLEGVDLSSPPAVKDHVFGTVLQPESIQCSGREPLALELEDFVRSIRARTAPIVSGEIALRAMRLADQVVDSINRHAWEGSARGPIGPRGFHGGDPAGSVPPRPKFLTSRVGRKDAVNEQA; from the coding sequence ATGCATCGCCTTCGCCTCGGAGTCGTCGGGGTCGGCCATCTCGGCCAGCATCACGCGCGGGTCCTCGCCTCCATGGACGACGTCCTGCTCGTCGGCGTCGCCGACTCCCGTCCCGATCAGGGCCGGGCCGTCGCTGACCGCTGCGGCACCACCTGGTTCGCCGACTGGCGCGAAATGCTCGACCAGGTCGACGCCGTGAGCGTCGCCGTCCCCACCTCGGCCCACCGCGAGGTCGCCGGCGAATTCCTCCGTCGCGGCCTCTCCGCAATGGTCGAGAAGCCGCTTGCGATCGACTCGATCGAGGGCGCAGAGCTCGTCGAGCTGGCCAGGACTTCGGGCGCCACGCTCCAGGTCGGCCACATCGAACGGTTCAACCCGACCCTCTCCGCGCTCGACGGCCTGGACCTCCGGCCGAAATACATCGCCGCGGAACGGCTGGGCACTTACACGTTCAGGTCGACCGACATCGGCGTCGTCCACGACCTGATGATCCACGACCTCGACCTGATCCTGTCCCTCATCGCGGCCCCCGTCCGCTCGGTCGAGGCCGTCGGCGTCAGCCTCTTCGGGACGCTCGAAGACGTGGCCAACGCCCGGATCGAATTCGAGGACGGTGCGGTGGCCAATATCACCGCGAGCCGCGCCAGCTACCAGGCCGTGCGCAAGATGCGTTTATATGGCCCCGAAGGCTACGCCACGCTCGACTTCGGCGCCAGGCAAGCCACGATCGTCCGGCCCTCGGAAGCCCTGCTCCGGGGCGATCTCCAGCTCGAAGGCGTCGACCTGTCCAGCCCGCCGGCCGTCAAGGATCACGTCTTCGGCACGGTGCTCCAGCCCGAGTCGATTCAGTGCTCGGGCCGGGAGCCGCTAGCCCTGGAACTCGAGGACTTCGTCCGCTCGATCCGCGCCCGGACCGCCCCCATCGTCTCGGGCGAGATCGCCCTCCGCGCGATGCGCCTGGCCGATCAGGTGGTCGACAGCATCAATCGGCACGCCTGGGAAGGGAGCGCCAGAGGCCCGATCGGCCCGCGCGGATTCCACGGCGGCGACCCCGCCGGATCGGTGCCGCCTCGCCCCAAATTCCTCACCTCTCGCGTCGGCCGCAAGGATGCCGTCAACGAGCAGGCCTGA
- a CDS encoding carboxypeptidase regulatory-like domain-containing protein, giving the protein MNDRLAALWPLLACTLLAGCEMGSADSARPRSPKRVPTSGVVTLDGKPLAGAVVTFLPIDEEGSLTVSDVREGGHYDLTYVTFPGGTAPGKYKVAVSYLIGTDGRPVDLGTRSALQVPKEAIEAKERLPKKYSDLGVTTLVAVVPPAGGTFDFPLEGPLLPGPDVKLGDADLESEQPPPDRPGLADPNLPPSTEPK; this is encoded by the coding sequence TTGAACGATCGACTCGCCGCATTGTGGCCCCTCCTCGCCTGCACCCTCCTGGCCGGCTGCGAGATGGGCTCCGCAGATTCCGCCCGCCCCAGGTCGCCCAAGCGTGTCCCGACCTCGGGGGTGGTCACCCTCGACGGGAAGCCGCTGGCCGGGGCCGTCGTCACGTTCCTGCCCATCGATGAAGAGGGGAGCCTGACCGTCAGCGACGTCCGAGAGGGCGGGCACTACGACCTGACCTATGTCACATTTCCCGGTGGGACCGCCCCGGGCAAATATAAGGTCGCCGTCAGCTATCTGATCGGGACCGACGGTCGCCCCGTCGATCTGGGGACCCGCAGCGCCTTGCAGGTGCCCAAGGAGGCAATCGAGGCCAAGGAGCGCCTGCCCAAGAAGTACAGCGACCTGGGCGTGACCACGCTGGTCGCCGTCGTCCCCCCGGCGGGGGGCACCTTCGATTTCCCGCTGGAGGGGCCGCTCTTGCCGGGCCCCGATGTTAAGCTGGGCGACGCAGACCTGGAATCGGAGCAACCTCCTCCCGATCGTCCAGGTCTCGCCGATCCGAACCTACCGCCATCGACCGAACCGAAGTGA